Part of the Rubrobacter calidifluminis genome is shown below.
TACGTCGGGAAAGCCAGGAACATCCGCAGCCGGGTGGCGAACTACTTCACCCGCTCGGGAGACGGCAGGCCCAAGGTGGCCGAGCTGCGCTCCCGCGTGCGGCGGATAGACTTCATCACGACCCGCGGTGAGACCGAGGCGCTCGTGCTGGAGTCGAACCTGATAAAGCGCCACCGGCCGCGCTTCAACGCCTCCTTGCGCGACGACAAGAGCTACCCGTACATCGTCGTCACCACCGGCGACGAGTACCCGCGCGTCTTCGCCACCCGCTCGGCCCACGACCCGCGCCACCGCTACTTCGGCCCGTTCCCGAGCGCGGGGAGCGTCCACGCCACCCTCGACGTCCTGAACAAGACCTTCCCGTTCCGCAAGTGCCGCGGCGCTAAGCCCGGGCGCAAAAGCGGCGTGCCCTGCCTGAACTACCACATCGGTCGCTCGTCCGCCCCCTGTATAGGGGCGATCTCGAAGGAGGAGTACGCCCGCATCATAGACGAGGTGATCGCCTTCCTCGAAGGGCGGGTGGATGGTCTGATCCGCGATCGGGAGGAGGCGATGTGCGAGGCTGCTTCCCGGATGGACTTCGAGCGGGCGGCGAAGCTGCGCGACGAGCTCTCCGCGCTCCGTCACGTGCGCGACCGGCAGCAGGCGACGCTCGCCTCGGAGGACTCCTTCGACGCCTTCGGAGTCCATGCCGGGGGAGAGTCGGCCTGCGTGCAGGTCTTCGCCGTGCGCGGCGGGCAGATCGTGAACCGGGATTCCTTCCTGCTGGACAACTACGGCGAGGTGGGAGAAGAATCGATCGTCCTGCAGTTCGTCCCCCAGTACTACGAGAACGCCGCCGTCCCCCGCGAGGTGCTCGTCCCGGCGGACGCCGGGCTGGAGCCGCTCGCGGAGCACCTCTCCTCCCTGCGGGGCGGCCGGGTCGACGTGCACCGTCCCCGGCGCGGAGACAAACGGCGGGTGCTCGAGCTCGCGATGAAGAACGCCGAGGCCGGACTCGAGCACGAGCGCGCGCTCGAGGAGGCGCGCCGCAGCCGCATCGCCTCCACCCTCGAGCGGTTGCAGGAGGAGCTCGCCCTCCCGAAGCTCCCCGTGCGCATCGAGTGCTACGACATCTCCAATACGATGGGCACCGACTCGGTCGCCTCGATGGTCGTCTTCCAGGGCGGTCGCCCGGCGAAGGACCAGTACCGCCGGTTCAGGATAAAGACCGTCGAGGGATCAGACGACTTCGCGAGCATGGCCGAGGTGATAAGGCGACGGCTCGCCCGCCTGAGGGAGGGGGACGAGAAGTTCTCCCCGGCGCCGGATCTGATGCTCCTCGACGGTGGCAAGGGGCAGCTCTCGGCGGTGGTTCCGGTCCTGGAGGAGATGGGCGTTGGGGACGAGCTGCCGGACATCCCGTTGCGCTCGCTCGCCAAGCGGGAGGAGGAGGTCTTCGAGCCCGGAAGGCCGGCTCCGGTTCTGCTGGGGCGTGATTCCCCCGAGCTCCACCTTCTGCAGCGGGTACGCGACGAGGCCCACCGCTTCGCCAACGCCTACCACCGCCGCCTGCGCGGGAGGCGGATGACCGCCTCTATCCTCGACGAGCTCCCCGGCGTAGGCCCGGCGCGCAAGAAGAGGCTGCTCGAGTACTTCGGAACCCCCGAGGCCTTCATGGACGCCTCCCTGGAGGAACTGGAGTCGGTCCCCGGCATCCCCGGCCGGGTGGCCCGGGAGATACACGCCCGGCTCCACCGTTGAGGGACCGTGGTGGCGGTGCTAACCTCTGCGAGGTGGCCGGTCGCCCGGAAGGTAAGGTGCGCGGAGTGTACGCCGCAGGAGGAGAAGCAGAGGAGACCTCGCCCGATCGAGAGCGCCGGGTCGTCGTCATCACCGGCCTCTCCGGGGCGGGGAAGACCGGGGCCCTGAAGGCCTTCGAGGACGCGGGATACTTCTGCGTGGACAACCTGCCTCCCGCCTTGATCTCTGCGTTCGTCGATGCCGTCGAGGGGCGTGAGGAGGGACCGGAGAAGCTCGCGGTGGTCGCGGACATCCGCGGCCGCCGGTATTTCGGCGGCGGGCTTGAAGGGGTGTTGAACGAGCTTCGCGTCCGGAAGAGGTGGGAGAGCCGGCTCATCTTCGTCGAGGCCGACGAGCCGACCATCGTCCGGCGCTACAAGGAGAGCCGCCGGCCTCACCCCGTCGCGCGGGACGGGGACGTCCCGTCGGCGATCCGGGCCGAACGCCGCGACCTCGCCCCCTTGCGGGAGCTCGCCGACGTCGTGGTGGACACCTCTTCGCTCTCTCCGGCCGAGTTGCGCGGGCGTTTCGACGCGCTGGCCCGATCCCATGCCGGTCGGCTGGCGGTGAGCCTCGTCTCGTTCGGCTTCAAGAACGGAGCACCCCTGGACGTGGACATGCTGCTCGACGTGAGGTTCCTGCCCAATCCCTACTACGACCCCGCCCTGAGGCCCCTCACCGGTCACGACGAGCCGGTGAGGGATGCGGTGCTCTCATCCGGGGATGCCCGGGAGTTTCTGGAGCGGACCGAAGGGTTGCTCTCCTTCCTCGTACCGCGCTACCTGGCGGAGGGCAAGGCCTACTTCACGCTCGGGGTGGGTTGCACCGGGGGGCGGCACCGCTCCGTGGCGATCGTCGAGGAGCTCGCCCGCCGGCTCTCCTCGTGTCCCCGCGTCGACCTCTTCGTCCGGCATCGGGACCTCCCGCGGTCTGACGGTTAGAATCGGCTGGCCGGGAGATACGCTGGAAGGAGGCACCGTTGGCACCGGGCATGATGGTAGAGGGGGTCTGGAAGACCGAGAGACAGGAGCAGGACGAGGGGGGCCGCTTCATCCGGCCCGAGACGAGCTTTCGCGGCAGGATCACCGCTGACGGTTCGAGCGGCTTCCCCGCCGAGAGCGGACGTTACCACCTCTACATCTCCTGGGCCTGCCCCTGGGCGCACCGCACGGCGATCATCCGCTCCCTCAAGGGGCTCGAGGATGCGATCTCCATCTCCGTCGTCGACCCGTACATGGGCGAGATGGGCTGGGAGTTCACCGAGGGACCGGGCCGCATCCCCGACACCGTCAACGGCGTCCGCTACCTGCACGAGATCTACGCCCTCGCCGACCCGTACTACACCGGGCGATGCTCCACGCCCGTCCTGTGGGACAAGGAGCGGCGCACGATAGTCAACAACGAGTCGCGCGAGATCCTGCGCATGCTCGACACCGAGTTCGGGGAGTTCGCGAAGAACGACGTCGACTTCTGCCCCAAGGAGCTGCGCGAGGAGATAGACGCGACCATAGACGCCATCTACGAACCGATAAGCAACGGCGTCTACCGGGCCGGTTTCGCCGCGACCCAAGAGGCCTACGAGGAGGCGGTCACGGAGCTCTTCGAGGCTCTGGATCACTGGGAGGAGGTCCTCTCCGGGCGGCGCTACCTGTGTGGAGATCGCCTCACCGAGGCGGACATCTGCATGTTCACGACCCTCTACCGCTTCGACCCGGTCTACCACTACCACTTCAAGTGCAACCTCAGGCGCTTGCGGGACTACCCGAACCTCTGGGGCTACACCCGGGACATCTACCAGCACCCCGGCGTCAGGGAGACCTGCCACCTCGACCACATAAAAGAGCACTACTACACGAGCCACCCGCACGTAAACCCCACCCGCATCGTCCCGAAGGGCCCGATCATCGACTACGACGAGCCGCACGGGAGAGGCTAGCGCTGGCGGGTATACTGGTGGTGTGGAGAGAACGGCTGATCTCAGGGTGGTCGCCTTCGGCGGCGGGACAGGGCTTCCCGTGCTGCTGCGCGGTCTCAAGGATCTGGTAGGCGATCTCACGGCCGTCGTCACGGTCGCCGACGACGGGGGCTCAAGCGGCAGGATCCGGGATGAGCTCGGCGTGGCTCCTCCGGGGGACGTGCGCAACTGCCTGGTCGCGCTCGCCGAGCGCAGGTGGCTCGCGGAGGTCTTCAACTACCGCTTCGAGGGCGGCCGGGATCTCCGGGACCACAGCGTGGGCAACATCATCATCGCCGCCCTCACAGACATGGCCGGGGGCTTCTGCGAAGGGGTCGAGCAGGCGGCCCACTTCCTGCGGGCGAAGGGACGGGTCTACCCGGCGGCGGCCCTGCCGCTCACCCTCTTCGTCCGTTACGAGGATGGCTCCGTGGTGCGCGGCGAATCCGTGGTGCGCGAGGTCGGCAAGCGCATCTCGCGCGTGTGGGTCGAGCCGGAGGCCCCGGCCCCGGAGGGCGCCATCGAGGCCGTCTCTCAGGCCGACGTGGTGGTCCTCAGCGCCGGCAGCCTCTTCACCAGCACGATCCCCGCGCTGCTCGGCACGGGGGTGCGGGAGGCGCTCGCGGGCTTCGGCGGCCCCGTGATCTACGTGGCGAACGTCATGACCCAGCCCGGAGAGACGTCCGGGTTCACCGTCTCCGACCACCTGCGGGCCATAGCCGAACATACCGGGCCTGTCGTGACCGACGTACTGGTCCACTCCGGGAAGCTGCCGCCGGACGTCCTCGCCCGCTACGAGGCCGAGGGGGCGCATCCGGTCGAGCTCGACCGGGAAGAGGTCGAGGCGATGGAGGTGCGCGTACACGAAGGAGAGCTTCTGGCGGACGATTTCGGAGCCGGCGTGCGCCACGACCCGCAGAAGCTCGCGCGGGAGGTGCTCGCCGCTGCCCTCGTACGCCTCTGAGCTGCGCCGGGAGCTGGCTGCCCACACGGGGGACTCCCCCCGCGAGCGACGGGCCGAGCTGGCCGGGCTGGTCGACGCGGCCGGAAACTGGGACGAAGAAGGGGTCACCGTCCGTACCCCGAGCGCGGCGGTCGCCCGCAGGGTGATGCGCCTCTGGCGCTCGGAGTTCGGGGTTGCGGCGCACCTCGAGGCCGGGGGGAAGGCCCGGGGGAGCTTCGGCCGGTCCAGCTATCCCGTGCGTGCCGCGGGCAACCGGGTGCTGCAGGCGGCCGAGGAGCTGCGCGTCTCCCGGCTGGGGCGCTCGGCGGCGGAGCACAACGCTTATCTGCGCGGGGCCTTCCAGGGGGCCGGATACGTGGTGCGTCCCGGGTATGCGAGGGGACACCACCTGGAGTTCGTCCACCGCGAGGAGTCCTTCGTCCGGCGGGTCGCCGGGATCTCCAGGGCCCCTCTCAAGGTCACCCGGCGGCGGGGAAGATGGGTCGCGTACACCAAGAGCGCCGAGGGGGTGACGACGGTGCTCTCGCAGATAGGGTTGCACGGGGCGGTGTTAGACTACGAGACGCGGGCCGTGCTGGGCGAGGCCAAGGCGAATGCCAACCGGGTGACCAACTTCGACGCGGCCAACGCCACCCGGGTCGCCCTCGCTGCGGCGCGACAGCAGAAGGCCATCTCCGGGCTCGACCCGGAGAGGTTGCCCCCGGCTCTGCGTGAGATGCGCGAGCTCCGGCTCGCGCACCCTGACGCTTCGCTCTCCGAGCTGGCACGTCTCGGCGGGATCTCCAAGAGCGCCGCCAACCACCGCTTGAGGAGGCTGCTCGCCATGGCCGACGAAGGGTGAGGGCGCTGTTAATCGGGAGGCGATTCGGGCAAAATACGACTGGAAGCGAACGCGAGAAACGGAGGAAGGATGGCCGTACGAATAGGGATAAACGGCTTCGGCCGGATCGGGATGATGGTCGCCAAGGCCGCGATGAAGCGGGGAGATCTGGAGGTCGTGGCGGCGAACGACCTGATGCCGTTCGAGAGCCTGGCGCTCCTGTTCAAGCGTGATTCGACCCACGGCATCTGGGAGGAGGACGTAGAGTTCGACGGGAGCATCCTGCGCGTCGGGGGGCGCGAGATAAAGACCTTCTCCGAGCGCGAGCCGAAGAACATCCCCTGGGGGGATCTCGGGGTGGACATCGTCATCGAGTCGAGCGGGGTCTTCACCAACCGTGACGCGGCGGCCGGTCACCTCGAGGGCGGGGCGAAGAAGGTCGTGATAAGCGCGCCGGCCAAGGGTGCGGACGCCACCTTCGTCTACAAGGTCAACCACGAGACCTACGACCCGGAGAACCACCACGTCGTCTCCAACGCCAGCTGCACGACCAACTGCATCATCCCGATGGTCAAGGTCCTGCAGGACAGCTTCGGGATAGAGTCCGGCTACATGACCACGGTCCACGCCTACACCAACGACCAGAGCCTCTTGGACGCGGCGCACAAGGACCCCCGCAGGGCCCGCAGCGCCCCGAACAACATCGTCCCCACCTCCACGGGGGCCGCGCGTACGGCCGGCGTGATCTACCCGGAGTTGCAGGGCAAGATCGACGGGATGGCGATGCGCGTGCCCGTAAAGGATGGTTCGATAACCGACTTCGTCGCGCAGGTCAGCCGCGAGGTCACCACCGAAGAGGTGAACGCTGCCTTCAGGCAGGCCGCCGAGGGGGAGCTCGCCGGCATCCTCGAATACTCCGAAGCCCCGATAGTCTCGACCGACATCATCGGCAACCCGGCCTCGTGCGTCTTCGACTCCCCGCTCACCATGTCCACCGGCAGGACCGTCAAGGTCTTGGGCTGGTACGACAACGAGTGGGGCTACTCCAACCGCACCTGCGACATCACGGCCTACATCGGCAGCAAGCTCTAGCTGGCGTTCTCTGCGGCTATCTTCCGCCGGGCGGCCCGGAGCGCTACCCTCCGGGCCGCCCGCGGTGAGGAGGTGATATGAACAAGAGGAGCGTGAGGGACCTCGATGTGCGGGGCAAGCGGGTGCTCGTGCGGGTCGATTTCAACGTACCGATAAAAGACGGGCGGGTCACCGACGACACCCGGATAAGGCGGGCGCTGCCGACGATCCGCTACCTGCTCTCCGAGGGGGCGCGGCCGATCCTGATCTCGCACCTCGGGCGCCCCAAGGGCGAGCCCGACCCGAAGTACAGGATGGACCCGGTCGCCCGGCGCCTCGGCGAACTCCTCGACCGGCAGGTACTCAAGCTGGATGAGGCCGTAGGTCCCGAGGTCGAGCGGGCGCTCGCGGAGTGGGACGGGCAGGGGGTGGTGTTGCTGGAGAACTCCCGCTTCTACCCCGGCGAGACGAAGAACGACCCCGAGTTCGCGAGACAGCTCGCCGCGCTCGCCGACCTCTACGTGAACGACGCCTTCGGTGCGGCGCACCGGGCGCACGCCACGACCGTCGGGGTCGCCGAGCTCTTGCCGTCCGCTGCGGGTTTTCTGCTGGAAGAGGAGCTCGACTACCTCGACGCCGTGCTCGAGTCCCCGGAGCGCCCGTTCGTCGCGATCCTCGGCGGGGCGAAAGTCTCGGACAAGCTCGGGGTGATAAAGAGCCTCCTGGAGCGGGCGGACACCCTGCTCGTCGGCGGGGCGATGTGCTTCACGTTCTTCAAGGCCAGGGGCTACGAGGTGGGGAGCTCCCTCGTCGAGGACGATTACGTCGAGCAGGCGAAAGAGCTGATGGAGAGCGCCGGGGAGCGCCTCGTCCTGCCCGTCGACGTGGTCGTCGCACGCGAGATGGAGGAGGGCGCCGAGAGCAGGACGGTGCCGGCGGACGGTATCCCGGAGGGCTGGATGGGCCTCGACATAGGCCCCAAGACGGTCGAGCTCTTCGGGCGGCACATCTCCTCCGCGCGCACGATCTTCTGGAACGGCCCTATGGGCGTCTTCGAGATCGAAGCGTTCGCGAAGGGCACCGAGGGTGTGGCGAAGGCGGTCGCCGAGAGCGGGGCGACGAGCGTCGTCGGCGGCGGGGACTCTGTCGCCGCGGTGCGCAAGCTCGGGCTCGAGGATGAGATGAGCCACATCTCTACCGGCGGCGGGGCCTCGCTCGAGTACGTGGAGGGCAGGGAGCTGCCCGGCGTCGCGGTGCTCCCGGAGAAGGAGGGGTAGCAACGTATGGCGAGAAGACCGATGATGGCGGCGAACTGGAAGATGAACAAGACCGTGCGCGAGGCGCAGGACTACATGGCCGCCCTGATCCCCTACGCCAGCGACGCCGAAGGGGTGGACGTGGCCGTCTTCGCCCCGTTCACCTGCCTCTCCGAAGTCGCCCGGATGGCCGAGGGTACCCCGATCATCCCCGGCGCCCAGAACTTCTTCTACGAGGATTCCGGGGCATACACCGGCGAGATCTCCGCTCCCATGCTCCTTGACCTCGGCGTGGAGGCGGTCATAATCGGGCACTCCGAGCGGCGCGAGATCTTCGGCGAGACCGACGAGATGGTCGCGCGCAAGGCGGCGAAGGCCGTCTCGTCGGGCCTGCTCCCGGTCGTCTGCGTGGGGGAGACCAAGGAGGAACGCGACGCCGGTGGGATGTGGGAGAAGGTCTCCGGGCAGGTCAAGAGCGTCGTCGAGGTGCTGGGCGGTGAGGCGGGAGGCGGCTCCATAGTCTTCGCCTACGAGCCGATCTGGGCCATCGGCACCGGGGATACGGCCACCCCGGAGGATGCACAGGATGCCATCGGCAGGATCCGGGAGCTCCTCGGGGAGCTCAGGGGGGAGGATTTCGCCTCGGAGGTGCGCATCCTCTACGGCGGTTCGATAAAACCGGAGAACGTGGCACAGATCGTAGCCCAGAAGGACGTCGACGGCGGGCTCGTCGGCGGGGCGAGCCTCGAGGTCGAGTCTTTCGCGAGGTTGATCGAGGCCGCCGGGTAGGGTGGACCGTTCGCCCGGAGGCGCTGGAGAAAAGACGTCCGGGACGGGAGAGTTTGTGGTAGAGTACGCTGCATGATCTACGTGCTCGCGTTCTTCCACATAATGTTCTGCATCGCGCTGGTCGTCCTCATCCTGCTGCACTCCGGAAAGGGCGGTGGGCTCTCCACCACCTTCGGCGGCGGCATCGGGAGCACTTTCTCGGGAACCACGATAATGGAGAAGAACCTCAACAAGCTCACCGGGGTCGTCATCGTGCTGTTCCTGATAACGACGGCGCTCCTGATCTACTTCGGCTGACGCAAGAAGAAAGAGGAGCCGCCCGGGGAGGATGGGGAGAACAGGCGACTCCTGAGACCCATTATACAACGAAAGGCGTTTTCCAGCCTGTGGACGATTACAGAACCGGCGACCGGCCGCACTGACCCCTGCTGACCTGAGGGAGGGACGCACGCGGGATCGGATTGCATGCGCCCCACTGTGTCGGAGGGGGGACTCGAACCCCCACGTCCTTGTATCGGACACTAGCCCCTCAAGCTAGCGCGTCTACCTATTCCGCCACTCCGACATGGCCGTGTGCGGAGAGTATACGAGAGATACCCGCGGTATTCAAATATCCGGTGTGTTTCCGCAGCAGTCCCCGCGTGAGGTGTGCTAATGTTGTCTTCTATGCCGGTGGAGAAGCAACCGTCCCGGAGGCTCTTCGGGGAGGAGTGGCCGGTGAACCTTGCCCACCGCGGGGCATCGGCCAGGGCGCCCGAGAATACGCTGGAGGCCTTCCAGGCCGGCCTCGAAGATGGCGCGGGCGGTCTTGAGCTCGACCTGCGTCTTACCTCGGATGGGTGCGTGGTGGTCATGCACGACGCGACCGTCGACCGTACGACGGATGGTTCCGGTCCGGTACGCGGCATGACGCTCGAGCGGCTCCGTCGGCTGGATGCCGGCTACCGCTTCACGACCGACGGCGGATGCACGTACCCTTTCCGGGGTAAAGGGATAACGGTGCCGACCTTCGAGGAGGTGCTGAACGCCTTCCCCGACGTACCGGTCAACGCGGACATAAAGGATCCCATCCCCGGGGTGGAGAGGACCGTCCTCTCGGTGATAGAGGCGGCGAGCGCCGGTGGGCGTGTCATCGTCGCCTCTCGCCACCTGAGGGTGATGCGGCGGTTCC
Proteins encoded:
- the uvrC gene encoding excinuclease ABC subunit UvrC translates to MPEDEVFPDRSHLPTTPGVYIFRDAEGRILYVGKARNIRSRVANYFTRSGDGRPKVAELRSRVRRIDFITTRGETEALVLESNLIKRHRPRFNASLRDDKSYPYIVVTTGDEYPRVFATRSAHDPRHRYFGPFPSAGSVHATLDVLNKTFPFRKCRGAKPGRKSGVPCLNYHIGRSSAPCIGAISKEEYARIIDEVIAFLEGRVDGLIRDREEAMCEAASRMDFERAAKLRDELSALRHVRDRQQATLASEDSFDAFGVHAGGESACVQVFAVRGGQIVNRDSFLLDNYGEVGEESIVLQFVPQYYENAAVPREVLVPADAGLEPLAEHLSSLRGGRVDVHRPRRGDKRRVLELAMKNAEAGLEHERALEEARRSRIASTLERLQEELALPKLPVRIECYDISNTMGTDSVASMVVFQGGRPAKDQYRRFRIKTVEGSDDFASMAEVIRRRLARLREGDEKFSPAPDLMLLDGGKGQLSAVVPVLEEMGVGDELPDIPLRSLAKREEEVFEPGRPAPVLLGRDSPELHLLQRVRDEAHRFANAYHRRLRGRRMTASILDELPGVGPARKKRLLEYFGTPEAFMDASLEELESVPGIPGRVAREIHARLHR
- the rapZ gene encoding RNase adapter RapZ translates to MRGVYAAGGEAEETSPDRERRVVVITGLSGAGKTGALKAFEDAGYFCVDNLPPALISAFVDAVEGREEGPEKLAVVADIRGRRYFGGGLEGVLNELRVRKRWESRLIFVEADEPTIVRRYKESRRPHPVARDGDVPSAIRAERRDLAPLRELADVVVDTSSLSPAELRGRFDALARSHAGRLAVSLVSFGFKNGAPLDVDMLLDVRFLPNPYYDPALRPLTGHDEPVRDAVLSSGDAREFLERTEGLLSFLVPRYLAEGKAYFTLGVGCTGGRHRSVAIVEELARRLSSCPRVDLFVRHRDLPRSDG
- a CDS encoding glutathione S-transferase family protein, whose product is MAPGMMVEGVWKTERQEQDEGGRFIRPETSFRGRITADGSSGFPAESGRYHLYISWACPWAHRTAIIRSLKGLEDAISISVVDPYMGEMGWEFTEGPGRIPDTVNGVRYLHEIYALADPYYTGRCSTPVLWDKERRTIVNNESREILRMLDTEFGEFAKNDVDFCPKELREEIDATIDAIYEPISNGVYRAGFAATQEAYEEAVTELFEALDHWEEVLSGRRYLCGDRLTEADICMFTTLYRFDPVYHYHFKCNLRRLRDYPNLWGYTRDIYQHPGVRETCHLDHIKEHYYTSHPHVNPTRIVPKGPIIDYDEPHGRG
- a CDS encoding gluconeogenesis factor YvcK family protein is translated as MERTADLRVVAFGGGTGLPVLLRGLKDLVGDLTAVVTVADDGGSSGRIRDELGVAPPGDVRNCLVALAERRWLAEVFNYRFEGGRDLRDHSVGNIIIAALTDMAGGFCEGVEQAAHFLRAKGRVYPAAALPLTLFVRYEDGSVVRGESVVREVGKRISRVWVEPEAPAPEGAIEAVSQADVVVLSAGSLFTSTIPALLGTGVREALAGFGGPVIYVANVMTQPGETSGFTVSDHLRAIAEHTGPVVTDVLVHSGKLPPDVLARYEAEGAHPVELDREEVEAMEVRVHEGELLADDFGAGVRHDPQKLAREVLAAALVRL
- the whiA gene encoding DNA-binding protein WhiA gives rise to the protein MAAHTGDSPRERRAELAGLVDAAGNWDEEGVTVRTPSAAVARRVMRLWRSEFGVAAHLEAGGKARGSFGRSSYPVRAAGNRVLQAAEELRVSRLGRSAAEHNAYLRGAFQGAGYVVRPGYARGHHLEFVHREESFVRRVAGISRAPLKVTRRRGRWVAYTKSAEGVTTVLSQIGLHGAVLDYETRAVLGEAKANANRVTNFDAANATRVALAAARQQKAISGLDPERLPPALREMRELRLAHPDASLSELARLGGISKSAANHRLRRLLAMADEG
- the gap gene encoding type I glyceraldehyde-3-phosphate dehydrogenase; the protein is MAVRIGINGFGRIGMMVAKAAMKRGDLEVVAANDLMPFESLALLFKRDSTHGIWEEDVEFDGSILRVGGREIKTFSEREPKNIPWGDLGVDIVIESSGVFTNRDAAAGHLEGGAKKVVISAPAKGADATFVYKVNHETYDPENHHVVSNASCTTNCIIPMVKVLQDSFGIESGYMTTVHAYTNDQSLLDAAHKDPRRARSAPNNIVPTSTGAARTAGVIYPELQGKIDGMAMRVPVKDGSITDFVAQVSREVTTEEVNAAFRQAAEGELAGILEYSEAPIVSTDIIGNPASCVFDSPLTMSTGRTVKVLGWYDNEWGYSNRTCDITAYIGSKL
- a CDS encoding phosphoglycerate kinase, yielding MNKRSVRDLDVRGKRVLVRVDFNVPIKDGRVTDDTRIRRALPTIRYLLSEGARPILISHLGRPKGEPDPKYRMDPVARRLGELLDRQVLKLDEAVGPEVERALAEWDGQGVVLLENSRFYPGETKNDPEFARQLAALADLYVNDAFGAAHRAHATTVGVAELLPSAAGFLLEEELDYLDAVLESPERPFVAILGGAKVSDKLGVIKSLLERADTLLVGGAMCFTFFKARGYEVGSSLVEDDYVEQAKELMESAGERLVLPVDVVVAREMEEGAESRTVPADGIPEGWMGLDIGPKTVELFGRHISSARTIFWNGPMGVFEIEAFAKGTEGVAKAVAESGATSVVGGGDSVAAVRKLGLEDEMSHISTGGGASLEYVEGRELPGVAVLPEKEG
- the tpiA gene encoding triose-phosphate isomerase, with the translated sequence MARRPMMAANWKMNKTVREAQDYMAALIPYASDAEGVDVAVFAPFTCLSEVARMAEGTPIIPGAQNFFYEDSGAYTGEISAPMLLDLGVEAVIIGHSERREIFGETDEMVARKAAKAVSSGLLPVVCVGETKEERDAGGMWEKVSGQVKSVVEVLGGEAGGGSIVFAYEPIWAIGTGDTATPEDAQDAIGRIRELLGELRGEDFASEVRILYGGSIKPENVAQIVAQKDVDGGLVGGASLEVESFARLIEAAG
- the secG gene encoding preprotein translocase subunit SecG, whose protein sequence is MIYVLAFFHIMFCIALVVLILLHSGKGGGLSTTFGGGIGSTFSGTTIMEKNLNKLTGVVIVLFLITTALLIYFG
- a CDS encoding glycerophosphodiester phosphodiesterase, coding for MNLAHRGASARAPENTLEAFQAGLEDGAGGLELDLRLTSDGCVVVMHDATVDRTTDGSGPVRGMTLERLRRLDAGYRFTTDGGCTYPFRGKGITVPTFEEVLNAFPDVPVNADIKDPIPGVERTVLSVIEAASAGGRVIVASRHLRVMRRFRRLVGGRIPTAASGPEIRAFYLLAGAGLQRVLRPGYGALQVPSVYRGVRVVTPRFVRAAHGMGLRVDVWTINGAEEMRSLLDMGVDVIMTDHPGVLAGVLRQRSHERTGED